The following proteins are encoded in a genomic region of Glycine soja cultivar W05 chromosome 17, ASM419377v2, whole genome shotgun sequence:
- the LOC114393801 gene encoding EPIDERMAL PATTERNING FACTOR-like protein 2: MGFDHYVICVQRLGFVCICLLFLIISSWIQKGLVIEGRKTPKLSNFRQTVSEDKTMLRPRIGSRPPMCERRCRSCEHCEAIQVPTNPQMQNRKKNSSKFSSIAYARVGGSSNYKPMSWKCKCGNLIFNP; this comes from the exons ATGGGCTTTGATCATTATGTCATTTGTGTTCAAAGACTTGGCTTCGTTTGCATTTGTCTTTTGTTTCTGATCATATCAAGCTGGATTCAGAAGGGTTTGGTTATTGAAG GTAGAAAGACTCCAAAACTAAGTAATTTTCGTCAG ACAGTAAGTGAGGATAAAACTATGCTGAGGCCACGAATAGGTTCAAGGCCTCCAATGTGTGAAAGAAGGTGCAGGTCATGTGAGCACTGTGAAGCAATTCAGGTACCCACTAACCCCCAAATGCAGAACAGAAAGAAAAACTCTTCAAAGTTTTCTTCAATTGCATATGCCAGGGTTGGTGGCAGTTCAAACTACAAGCCCATGAGTTGGAAGTGCAAATGTGGGAACCTCATTTTCAACCCCTGA